In Tenrec ecaudatus isolate mTenEca1 chromosome 4, mTenEca1.hap1, whole genome shotgun sequence, a single window of DNA contains:
- the CDV3 gene encoding protein CDV3 homolog isoform X4, translated as MQISEKEEDDSEKREDPGDGWEEGGGGGGGVEKASGPWNKAAPAQAPPAPVMVTETPEPAMSSGVYRPPGARLTTTRKTPQGPPEIYSDTQFPSLQSTAKHVESRKDKEMEKSFEVVRHKNRGRDEVSKNQALKLQLDNQYAVLENQKSNHTQYN; from the exons ATGCAAATCAG tgaaaaggaagaagacGACAGTGAAAAGAGAGAAGACCCCGGGGATGGCTGGGAAGaaggcggcggcggtggcggagGTGTAGAGAAGGCTTCAGGCCCCTGGAATAAAGCAGCTCCTGCACAAGCTCCTCCTGCTCCAGTAATGG TTACAGAAACCCCAGAACCTGCGATGAGTAGTGGTGTGTATAGGCCCCCTGGGGCCAGGCTAACCACAACCAGGAAAACACCGCAAGGACCACCAGAAATATATAGCGACACACAGTTTCCCTCCCTGCAGTCCACTGCCAAGCATGTAGAAAGCCGGAA GGATAAAGAAATGGAGAAGAGCTTTGAAGTAGTAaggcacaaaaatagaggtaGGGATGAGGTTTCAAAAAACCAGGCCCTTAAACTTCAGCTAGACAACCAGTATGCTGTGCTCGAAAATCAGAAAAGCAACCACACACAGTACAATTAA
- the CDV3 gene encoding protein CDV3 homolog isoform X1 — translation MAETEERSLDNFFAKRDKKKKKERSNRAASAAGGAGGAAGAAGGGGGSGGAAGAAGGAAGSGGAAGGGAGAGARSGDGGTAGAAGPGAATKAVTKDEDEWKEFEQKEVDYSGLRVQAMQISEKEEDDSEKREDPGDGWEEGGGGGGGVEKASGPWNKAAPAQAPPAPVMVTETPEPAMSSGVYRPPGARLTTTRKTPQGPPEIYSDTQFPSLQSTAKHVESRKDKEMEKSFEVVRHKNRGRDEVSKNQALKLQLDNQYAVLENQKSNHTQYN, via the exons ATGGCCGAGACGGAGGAGCGGAGCCTGGACAACTTCTTCGCCAAGAgggacaagaagaagaagaaggagcggAGCAACCGGGCGGCGAGCGCGGCAGGAGGCGCCGGCGGAGCCGCGGGCGCGGCAGGAGGCGGCGGTGGGAGCGGCGGAGCCGCGGGCGCGGCAGGAGGCGCCGCCGGGAGCGGCggagcggcgggcggcggggcgggCGCGGGGGCCCGGTCGGGCGACGGCGGCACCGCGGGGGCCGCAGGCCCCGGGGCCGCCACCAAGGCCGTGACGAAG GATGAAGATGAATGGAAAGAATTTGAGCAAAAAGAGGTTGATTACAGCGGCCTTCGAGTTCAAGCAATGCAAATCAG tgaaaaggaagaagacGACAGTGAAAAGAGAGAAGACCCCGGGGATGGCTGGGAAGaaggcggcggcggtggcggagGTGTAGAGAAGGCTTCAGGCCCCTGGAATAAAGCAGCTCCTGCACAAGCTCCTCCTGCTCCAGTAATGG TTACAGAAACCCCAGAACCTGCGATGAGTAGTGGTGTGTATAGGCCCCCTGGGGCCAGGCTAACCACAACCAGGAAAACACCGCAAGGACCACCAGAAATATATAGCGACACACAGTTTCCCTCCCTGCAGTCCACTGCCAAGCATGTAGAAAGCCGGAA GGATAAAGAAATGGAGAAGAGCTTTGAAGTAGTAaggcacaaaaatagaggtaGGGATGAGGTTTCAAAAAACCAGGCCCTTAAACTTCAGCTAGACAACCAGTATGCTGTGCTCGAAAATCAGAAAAGCAACCACACACAGTACAATTAA
- the CDV3 gene encoding protein CDV3 homolog isoform X3: MAETEERSLDNFFAKRDKKKKKERSNRAASAAGGAGGAAGAAGGGGGSGGAAGAAGGAAGSGGAAGGGAGAGARSGDGGTAGAAGPGAATKAVTKDEDEWKEFEQKEVDYSGLRVQAMQISEKEEDDSEKREDPGDGWEEGGGGGGGVEKASGPWNKAAPAQAPPAPVMVTETPEPAMSSGVYRPPGARLTTTRKTPQGPPEIYSDTQFPSLQSTAKHVESRK; the protein is encoded by the exons ATGGCCGAGACGGAGGAGCGGAGCCTGGACAACTTCTTCGCCAAGAgggacaagaagaagaagaaggagcggAGCAACCGGGCGGCGAGCGCGGCAGGAGGCGCCGGCGGAGCCGCGGGCGCGGCAGGAGGCGGCGGTGGGAGCGGCGGAGCCGCGGGCGCGGCAGGAGGCGCCGCCGGGAGCGGCggagcggcgggcggcggggcgggCGCGGGGGCCCGGTCGGGCGACGGCGGCACCGCGGGGGCCGCAGGCCCCGGGGCCGCCACCAAGGCCGTGACGAAG GATGAAGATGAATGGAAAGAATTTGAGCAAAAAGAGGTTGATTACAGCGGCCTTCGAGTTCAAGCAATGCAAATCAG tgaaaaggaagaagacGACAGTGAAAAGAGAGAAGACCCCGGGGATGGCTGGGAAGaaggcggcggcggtggcggagGTGTAGAGAAGGCTTCAGGCCCCTGGAATAAAGCAGCTCCTGCACAAGCTCCTCCTGCTCCAGTAATGG TTACAGAAACCCCAGAACCTGCGATGAGTAGTGGTGTGTATAGGCCCCCTGGGGCCAGGCTAACCACAACCAGGAAAACACCGCAAGGACCACCAGAAATATATAGCGACACACAGTTTCCCTCCCTGCAGTCCACTGCCAAGCATGTAGAAAGCCGGAA GTAA
- the CDV3 gene encoding protein CDV3 homolog isoform X2 — protein sequence MAETEERSLDNFFAKRDKKKKKERSNRAASAAGGAGGAAGAAGGGGGSGGAAGAAGGAAGSGGAAGGGAGAGARSGDGGTAGAAGPGAATKAVTKDEDEWKEFEQKEVDYSGLRVQAMQISEKEEDDSEKREDPGDGWEEGGGGGGGVEKASGPWNKAAPAQAPPAPVMVTETPEPAMSSGVYRPPGARLTTTRKTPQGPPEIYSDTQFPSLQSTAKHVESRKH from the exons ATGGCCGAGACGGAGGAGCGGAGCCTGGACAACTTCTTCGCCAAGAgggacaagaagaagaagaaggagcggAGCAACCGGGCGGCGAGCGCGGCAGGAGGCGCCGGCGGAGCCGCGGGCGCGGCAGGAGGCGGCGGTGGGAGCGGCGGAGCCGCGGGCGCGGCAGGAGGCGCCGCCGGGAGCGGCggagcggcgggcggcggggcgggCGCGGGGGCCCGGTCGGGCGACGGCGGCACCGCGGGGGCCGCAGGCCCCGGGGCCGCCACCAAGGCCGTGACGAAG GATGAAGATGAATGGAAAGAATTTGAGCAAAAAGAGGTTGATTACAGCGGCCTTCGAGTTCAAGCAATGCAAATCAG tgaaaaggaagaagacGACAGTGAAAAGAGAGAAGACCCCGGGGATGGCTGGGAAGaaggcggcggcggtggcggagGTGTAGAGAAGGCTTCAGGCCCCTGGAATAAAGCAGCTCCTGCACAAGCTCCTCCTGCTCCAGTAATGG TTACAGAAACCCCAGAACCTGCGATGAGTAGTGGTGTGTATAGGCCCCCTGGGGCCAGGCTAACCACAACCAGGAAAACACCGCAAGGACCACCAGAAATATATAGCGACACACAGTTTCCCTCCCTGCAGTCCACTGCCAAGCATGTAGAAAGCCGGAA ACACTGA